In a single window of the Pseudanabaena sp. BC1403 genome:
- a CDS encoding PAS domain S-box protein: protein MLSNLEAAIVQNPLVAGSEATVLSAVEQMSNLSKQEIDGDNASSTCVVIVSDGLKALGILTQKDVMRLVIQQQPIAKLTLRQFLKQHRSPSASLIISQSDLRDLRNINAAIAYFESSQITHLAIVDAQEQLIGVLQHESLKRLRDNTIHQATASLLASQQKIHERLAKAEPLQDVLVDLLQTMETYLRGSCCSITLCRDGRLGDVIAPSLPPDYARIVSEMDLPIAEGVGSCGTAMFRRELVVVSDIENDPLWQDYKNFALAYGLQACSSMPIFASDRTLLGAFGIYYREQKAPQPQELDWIAQAANIAGIAIERDRAATALQQLNQELENRVQVRKQELQEREQFLQTVLDTFPLSVFWKDVNSVYLGCNQNFLNDAGLQTIAQIIGKTDREMPWGETEADLYRADDREVIESQTAKLGIEETLHLANGQIIWLETNKLPLRNLQGEVIGVLGTYQDISDRKVAEKALMLKQKHLAALLNNIPHIAWIKDEQSRFIAVNEPFAKACGASTEELVGKTDFDIWPADLAQVYRNNDADVLQSSQRKVVVERGARADGTLGWFETTKTPFRDDQLNIAGTVGIAADITDLKMLELSLKASERRYASLAAAAPVAIFRFDVPLNCVYVNERWSQMSGRPMESALGHGWMESLHPDDSEQRIAEWTAYYANSNPESQIIHGSEGRQLRPDGSTVWSYIQVAKEFDNDGNVVGYIGTLTDITDCKNAEKKLQELSERLELAIQSAQIGVWEFDFSSNRLFWDERMLAIHGVSPEAFHGTYEDWSSRVHPDDLLKAQPDLSEEQVNYSTEFRIIRPDGAVRWIMVSSFSQRNLQGELLRIVGVNLDISDRKNTELALQDLSDRLEFALKGANIGIWEWQMSDGRLIWDERMFSLYGISSEEFSGKYEDWFQCVHPDDQDWVQQAERQAYQGAKECRVEFRIIRPDGTIRFIDSYAFIQYNAQGEIQKTIGLNIDITDRKQAEAQLQRINEELIKATRLKDEFLANMSHELRTPLNAILGMTEILQEQIFGDLNDRQKQSLHTIEKSSNHLLELINDILDVAKIEAGQIHLSCQPSNIESLCQSSLVFIKQQAFSKNIQLESVIPDNLPSINLDERRIRQVLINLLNNAVKFTPNGGKITLQVSYITVLSNAENAHSGVMPCDTLEISIVDTGIGIAPDQIKRLFQPFVQVESALNRSYNGSGLGLALVKRLVELHGGEVRLTSELEVGSCFTIAIPISPFCELSAEPEPQLRSDSEAIQPEIKDAPVILLAEDNEENINLFADYLSLKGYRLVIAHNGRMAIDLAQQTHPNVILMDIQMPEMDGLEAIQQIRQMPELADTPIIALTALAMAGDRDRCIEIGANDYLSKPVSLKQLVKKINGYLTEP from the coding sequence ATGCTAAGCAATTTGGAAGCGGCGATTGTGCAAAACCCTTTAGTTGCAGGTAGCGAAGCAACTGTGCTTTCAGCAGTAGAACAGATGAGTAACCTGAGTAAGCAAGAGATAGATGGGGACAATGCATCATCAACCTGTGTAGTGATTGTGTCCGATGGGCTAAAAGCTTTAGGTATCTTGACGCAGAAAGACGTGATGCGTCTAGTAATCCAACAGCAGCCGATCGCCAAACTGACACTTAGGCAATTCTTAAAACAGCACCGATCGCCATCAGCCAGCCTCATAATTTCACAATCCGACTTGAGGGACTTGCGTAATATTAACGCTGCGATCGCCTACTTTGAGTCGTCACAAATTACGCATTTAGCGATCGTGGACGCGCAAGAACAACTCATTGGTGTACTCCAGCATGAATCCCTCAAACGTCTGAGAGATAACACCATTCACCAAGCCACTGCATCGCTCTTAGCCAGCCAACAAAAGATTCATGAACGACTTGCCAAGGCAGAACCACTGCAAGATGTATTGGTTGATTTGCTGCAAACGATGGAAACTTATCTGAGGGGTAGTTGTTGTTCGATTACACTCTGTCGGGATGGACGATTGGGAGATGTGATCGCCCCTAGTCTGCCTCCAGACTATGCAAGGATAGTCTCTGAAATGGACTTACCGATCGCGGAAGGGGTTGGTAGCTGTGGGACTGCGATGTTTCGGCGCGAATTGGTCGTGGTGTCGGACATCGAGAATGATCCACTGTGGCAGGATTATAAAAACTTTGCCCTTGCCTATGGCTTACAAGCCTGTTCGTCCATGCCAATTTTTGCTAGCGATCGCACTTTATTAGGTGCGTTTGGCATTTACTATCGCGAACAGAAAGCGCCCCAACCTCAGGAGCTAGACTGGATCGCTCAGGCTGCCAACATTGCAGGTATTGCGATCGAGCGAGATCGAGCCGCAACAGCTTTGCAGCAGCTAAATCAGGAACTGGAAAATCGGGTGCAGGTGCGAAAGCAGGAATTGCAAGAACGGGAACAATTTTTGCAGACGGTACTCGATACATTTCCCCTTTCGGTGTTTTGGAAAGATGTCAATTCTGTGTATTTGGGCTGCAACCAAAATTTTCTGAACGATGCAGGACTTCAGACGATCGCGCAGATTATTGGCAAGACAGATCGTGAAATGCCTTGGGGGGAAACGGAAGCCGATCTTTACCGAGCCGATGATCGGGAGGTGATCGAGAGTCAAACCGCCAAGCTGGGGATTGAGGAAACTTTGCATCTTGCCAATGGGCAAATCATTTGGTTAGAGACTAATAAGCTCCCCCTCCGCAATCTGCAAGGTGAGGTGATCGGTGTGTTGGGGACTTACCAAGATATCAGCGATCGCAAAGTTGCTGAGAAAGCACTGATGCTTAAACAAAAGCATCTCGCTGCCCTGCTAAATAATATTCCCCATATTGCTTGGATTAAGGATGAACAAAGTCGATTTATTGCAGTAAATGAACCCTTTGCCAAAGCCTGTGGCGCTTCGACTGAGGAATTAGTAGGCAAAACAGACTTTGATATTTGGCCTGCGGACTTAGCCCAAGTCTATCGTAACAATGATGCCGATGTCTTACAATCTAGTCAACGCAAGGTAGTAGTGGAGCGAGGCGCAAGGGCTGATGGCACTTTAGGGTGGTTTGAAACAACCAAAACGCCCTTTCGGGACGATCAGCTAAACATTGCGGGAACGGTGGGAATTGCGGCGGATATTACCGATCTTAAAATGCTGGAGCTTTCGTTAAAAGCCAGTGAGCGACGCTATGCCAGTCTCGCGGCGGCGGCTCCAGTCGCTATTTTCCGCTTTGATGTCCCACTTAACTGTGTTTATGTCAATGAGCGTTGGAGTCAGATGAGTGGGCGACCGATGGAATCAGCCTTGGGACATGGTTGGATGGAATCATTGCATCCCGACGACAGTGAGCAACGCATAGCCGAATGGACTGCATACTACGCCAATTCTAATCCTGAGAGTCAGATCATTCATGGCAGCGAAGGTCGGCAACTCCGTCCAGATGGCTCCACAGTGTGGAGTTATATCCAAGTAGCGAAGGAATTCGATAATGATGGCAACGTGGTGGGCTATATCGGCACGCTGACCGATATTACTGATTGCAAAAATGCTGAAAAGAAATTGCAGGAGCTATCCGAACGATTAGAACTAGCAATTCAATCTGCTCAAATTGGCGTTTGGGAATTTGATTTTTCTAGCAATCGCCTATTCTGGGATGAGAGAATGCTGGCGATTCATGGTGTATCGCCCGAAGCGTTTCACGGTACTTACGAGGACTGGAGTAGTCGTGTGCATCCTGATGATTTACTCAAAGCCCAGCCCGATCTTTCAGAGGAGCAAGTCAATTACAGCACAGAATTTCGCATCATTCGCCCCGATGGTGCAGTCCGATGGATCATGGTTTCCTCCTTCAGTCAGCGCAATCTTCAGGGGGAATTATTGCGTATAGTAGGGGTGAATCTCGATATTAGCGATCGCAAAAACACCGAACTTGCACTTCAAGACCTATCAGATCGTCTGGAATTTGCCCTAAAAGGAGCCAATATTGGTATTTGGGAATGGCAAATGAGTGACGGGCGCTTGATCTGGGATGAGCGGATGTTTAGTCTTTATGGAATTTCATCAGAGGAGTTTTCTGGTAAGTATGAGGATTGGTTCCAGTGTGTTCATCCCGATGATCAAGATTGGGTACAGCAGGCTGAAAGACAAGCCTACCAAGGAGCTAAAGAATGTCGCGTCGAATTTCGGATTATTCGCCCCGATGGCACAATCCGCTTTATCGATTCCTATGCCTTCATCCAGTACAACGCTCAAGGAGAAATCCAAAAGACGATTGGTTTAAACATTGATATCACCGATCGCAAACAGGCGGAAGCACAACTACAACGCATTAATGAAGAACTGATCAAAGCAACTCGACTCAAAGATGAGTTTCTTGCCAATATGAGCCATGAATTACGCACTCCCCTCAATGCCATTTTAGGCATGACGGAAATCCTTCAGGAGCAAATTTTTGGTGATTTAAACGATCGGCAAAAGCAATCTCTCCACACTATTGAGAAAAGTAGCAACCACCTACTGGAATTGATTAACGATATTCTGGATGTGGCAAAAATCGAAGCGGGGCAAATTCATCTATCTTGTCAACCCAGTAACATAGAATCCCTTTGTCAATCGAGTTTAGTCTTTATTAAGCAGCAAGCCTTCAGCAAAAATATTCAACTGGAGTCAGTGATTCCCGACAACCTCCCCAGCATCAACCTTGATGAACGGCGAATTCGGCAAGTTCTAATTAATCTACTCAATAATGCCGTCAAATTCACGCCGAACGGCGGCAAAATCACCCTACAGGTAAGCTACATAACGGTTCTGAGTAATGCTGAGAACGCGCATAGCGGCGTAATGCCCTGTGACACCCTAGAGATTAGCATAGTTGATACTGGCATTGGGATTGCGCCAGATCAGATCAAACGGTTATTCCAACCGTTTGTGCAGGTTGAGAGTGCCCTCAATCGTAGCTACAACGGTTCGGGATTAGGTCTAGCCCTCGTCAAGCGCTTGGTTGAGCTACATGGCGGAGAAGTCAGATTAACCAGTGAATTAGAAGTGGGCAGTTGCTTTACGATCGCGATTCCGATCTCGCCATTCTGTGAATTATCCGCTGAGCCAGAACCTCAGCTTCGGTCTGACTCCGAGGCGATCCAACCTGAAATCAAGGACGCACCAGTAATTTTACTCGCTGAGGATAATGAGGAGAATATTAACCTGTTTGCTGATTATTTAAGTCTGAAAGGCTATCGCTTAGTCATTGCCCACAATGGTCGCATGGCGATCGACTTGGCTCAGCAAACTCATCCTAATGTAATTTTAATGGATATTCAAATGCCAGAAATGGATGGATTGGAAGCTATCCAGCAAATTCGCCAAATGCCTGAGTTAGCTGATACGCCAATCATTGCATTAACCGCACTGGCGATGGCGGGCGATCGCGATCGGTGCATCGAAATCGGGGCGAATGACTATCTCAGTAAACCCGTGTCACTAAAACAGCTAGTCAAGAAAATCAACGGATACTTGACAGAGCCTTAA
- a CDS encoding DUF805 domain-containing protein — MEWYLLALKKYKDFDGRSKRNEYWYFVLFNFLIALVLGIIDGVLRLTLPGSGLGLLGGLYSLAVLLPGVAAGIRRLHDTGRSGWWLLIAFVPFVGAIVLIVFLASESQPERNQYDS; from the coding sequence ATGGAATGGTATTTGCTGGCTTTAAAAAAGTATAAAGATTTTGATGGAAGGTCAAAGCGAAATGAGTACTGGTACTTTGTTTTATTCAATTTTCTGATTGCTCTTGTACTAGGTATTATTGATGGAGTACTACGTTTAACTCTTCCAGGCTCAGGACTTGGTTTGCTTGGTGGTCTTTATTCTCTAGCTGTTTTATTGCCTGGCGTTGCAGCAGGTATTAGAAGACTCCACGATACGGGGCGTAGTGGTTGGTGGCTATTAATAGCATTCGTTCCATTTGTAGGTGCTATTGTTTTGATCGTCTTCTTAGCATCTGAAAGTCAACCTGAACGGAATCAGTACGATTCTTAA
- a CDS encoding response regulator transcription factor: MSSPTTSRIKADVPYRFKLTDREFEILSRIVEGQSNPQMASALYLSLNTIKSHVNSILNKLGVNDRVQAAVFAVRNQLV; the protein is encoded by the coding sequence ATGTCATCACCCACAACTTCGAGAATCAAAGCCGATGTTCCCTATCGTTTCAAACTGACCGACCGAGAATTTGAAATACTTTCAAGGATCGTCGAAGGTCAGAGCAATCCTCAAATGGCCTCTGCACTATATCTCAGCCTTAACACTATCAAGTCTCATGTCAATAGCATCTTGAATAAACTCGGCGTGAATGATCGCGTGCAAGCAGCAGTTTTCGCAGTACGCAATCAGTTAGTTTGA
- a CDS encoding DevA family ABC transporter ATP-binding protein, giving the protein MQVKESLTRTTNQSSGEATLKAISVENLNHFFGKGDLQKQVLFDINLSIVRGEIVILTGPSGSGKTTLLSLMGGLRSPQSGNLKILDTELVGAPKTTALHSRRSCGYIFQAHNLHSSLTVIENAMMGLEVQGTYSRPERRDRAREILGIVGLEKRIDYYPESLSGGQKQRVAIARALISHPKIILADEPTAALDKQSGREVVTLMQKLAKEQGCTILMVTHDNRILDVADRIVYMEDGKLASKSPEAK; this is encoded by the coding sequence ATGCAAGTTAAAGAATCTCTGACAAGAACAACAAATCAATCTTCTGGAGAAGCAACATTAAAAGCGATCTCTGTCGAAAATCTCAATCACTTCTTTGGTAAAGGGGATCTCCAAAAACAAGTTTTATTTGACATCAATCTCTCGATTGTTCGAGGTGAGATTGTAATCCTCACTGGGCCATCAGGATCTGGAAAAACGACCCTACTGTCTCTCATGGGAGGCTTGCGATCGCCTCAATCTGGCAATCTCAAAATCCTAGATACTGAGCTAGTTGGTGCGCCTAAGACCACAGCCTTGCATTCGCGAAGATCTTGCGGCTATATCTTTCAAGCCCATAATTTACATAGTTCTCTTACTGTCATTGAGAATGCGATGATGGGGTTGGAAGTCCAAGGAACCTATTCCCGTCCTGAAAGACGCGATCGCGCTAGAGAAATCTTAGGCATTGTCGGTTTAGAGAAGCGAATTGACTATTATCCTGAGAGTCTATCTGGTGGACAAAAGCAAAGAGTTGCGATCGCACGAGCCTTGATCAGTCATCCTAAAATTATCCTTGCAGATGAGCCAACAGCAGCCTTGGACAAGCAATCTGGACGAGAAGTTGTAACCTTGATGCAAAAATTGGCAAAAGAACAAGGCTGCACGATCTTAATGGTGACTCATGACAATCGTATCTTGGATGTTGCCGATCGCATTGTCTATATGGAAGATGGCAAACTTGCGTCGAAAAGCCCTGAAGCCAAATGA
- the devC gene encoding ABC transporter permease DevC — translation MTLILPEQKEPEIPLQEAPQRKTKLGLLQSFTQRTPIGWKQLTKNKGRLFVAIAGIGFADLLMFAQMGIQAALFDGNVLLNRSMDADIVIRSAQYRDLSLANTLPRRRIYQVQDIANVASADALYISTVVWRNPETRLKTQLTLVGQNVERPAFNFPEVNKNLDKLKQPDTFLFDRKARGKYANVVTEVENGKIVVTEIERRSIKVAGLFSLGASFATDGTLITSQENFLRFFPERSAGQVTLGLVKVKEGADVKQVLSDIKAVLPKDAIATTKQEYIDFELAYWAETTPIGFVFGFGTAMAFVVGIVIVFQILSTDVNDHLAEYATFKAMGYGDRFIIFIVLEEAMILAVLGFIPGLGLALAQYALIQNVAALPIAMTFARFSFVFFLTLVMCGVSGMIAIRKVQSADPADIF, via the coding sequence ATGACTTTAATTTTACCTGAGCAAAAGGAACCAGAAATTCCATTGCAAGAAGCTCCACAAAGAAAAACTAAACTGGGACTTTTGCAGAGCTTTACCCAGCGCACTCCGATTGGGTGGAAGCAATTAACCAAGAACAAAGGGCGATTATTTGTCGCGATCGCGGGAATTGGGTTTGCAGACTTACTAATGTTTGCTCAGATGGGCATCCAAGCTGCACTTTTTGATGGCAATGTCTTACTTAATCGGAGTATGGATGCCGATATTGTGATTCGTAGCGCTCAATATCGTGATTTATCTCTGGCAAACACCTTACCTCGTCGTCGTATTTATCAAGTCCAAGATATAGCTAATGTCGCCTCAGCAGATGCACTTTACATTTCCACTGTGGTTTGGAGAAATCCTGAAACACGCCTCAAAACTCAACTCACTTTGGTGGGGCAGAATGTGGAAAGACCAGCATTTAACTTTCCAGAAGTAAATAAAAACTTAGATAAACTGAAGCAGCCAGACACTTTTCTATTTGATCGCAAAGCAAGAGGTAAATATGCCAATGTTGTAACAGAAGTAGAAAATGGAAAGATAGTTGTTACAGAAATCGAACGCCGTTCCATCAAAGTTGCAGGATTGTTTTCTCTAGGAGCCTCCTTCGCTACAGATGGCACTCTAATTACGAGTCAGGAGAACTTTCTTCGTTTTTTCCCAGAACGAAGTGCAGGGCAAGTCACTCTAGGTTTAGTAAAAGTAAAGGAGGGCGCTGATGTTAAGCAAGTACTATCAGACATTAAAGCGGTTTTGCCTAAAGATGCGATCGCCACTACAAAGCAAGAATATATAGATTTTGAATTAGCCTATTGGGCTGAAACAACTCCCATCGGATTTGTCTTTGGCTTTGGCACAGCAATGGCTTTTGTCGTAGGGATTGTGATTGTGTTTCAGATCCTGTCCACTGATGTCAATGATCACCTCGCTGAATATGCCACTTTTAAGGCAATGGGGTATGGCGATCGCTTCATAATTTTTATCGTTTTAGAAGAAGCAATGATCCTCGCCGTATTAGGATTTATCCCTGGATTAGGTTTGGCTCTAGCCCAGTATGCCTTAATTCAGAACGTTGCAGCTCTACCCATAGCCATGACTTTTGCGCGGTTCTCATTTGTGTTTTTCCTAACCTTGGTCATGTGTGGCGTATCAGGGATGATTGCTATCAGAAAAGTTCAGTCTGCCGATCCTGCGGACATTTTCTAG
- a CDS encoding HlyD family efflux transporter periplasmic adaptor subunit — protein sequence MQVANAPKISKKVFIILPFLLLGAIGSFTLWRSLSSSSQAQPTENVAPKAKTVTALGYLEPQGKVIKLAAPSSSSSGNSRVEKLLVKQGDTVKAGQVVAILDSRDRLEASLVEAEEQVKVALSNLEVVKSGAKRGEINSQQATIARIAAQREGDIQAQQASIARLQMEVQNAQTESQRYEMLYTEGASNASLRDSKRLALAVAQKNLQEAQAVINRIQTTRSPELNEAQSTLDSISEVRTVDVLASQAQVDRALASVQQAKVQLDLAYVRSPQAGVVLEVNTRAGELVSSNGIVEIGKTNQMLAVLEVFEGDIVKVEKGKKVKLFGDSLPKALTGEVIEIGERVQRQNVVNSDTSANIDARIVEVRVKLDPDSASQVRSLTNLQVTGEIQL from the coding sequence ATGCAGGTAGCAAACGCCCCTAAAATCTCGAAAAAAGTCTTTATAATTTTGCCTTTCCTGCTCCTTGGAGCCATTGGTTCATTTACCCTATGGCGATCGCTCTCTTCCAGTTCTCAAGCCCAGCCTACAGAAAATGTAGCACCCAAAGCCAAGACCGTTACCGCTTTGGGGTATTTAGAGCCACAGGGAAAAGTCATAAAGCTTGCAGCGCCTTCATCATCAAGCAGTGGTAATAGTCGCGTAGAAAAACTTTTGGTAAAACAAGGCGACACAGTGAAAGCTGGTCAAGTAGTGGCGATTTTGGATAGTCGAGATCGCCTCGAAGCATCCTTGGTCGAGGCCGAAGAACAGGTTAAAGTGGCTCTATCGAATCTAGAAGTAGTAAAGTCAGGTGCAAAGCGAGGGGAAATTAATTCTCAGCAAGCCACGATCGCTCGTATTGCCGCTCAGCGAGAAGGAGATATTCAAGCTCAGCAAGCATCGATTGCGAGACTTCAGATGGAAGTGCAAAATGCTCAAACAGAATCTCAACGCTATGAAATGCTCTATACCGAGGGTGCATCAAATGCTTCCCTTCGGGATAGTAAACGATTAGCCCTAGCCGTAGCCCAAAAGAATTTGCAAGAAGCTCAAGCAGTAATTAATCGAATTCAAACTACGCGATCGCCTGAATTAAATGAAGCCCAATCTACTTTAGACAGTATTTCTGAAGTTCGCACTGTGGATGTATTGGCATCACAAGCACAGGTAGATAGAGCGCTCGCTTCTGTACAGCAAGCTAAGGTGCAATTAGATTTAGCCTATGTGCGATCGCCTCAGGCAGGTGTGGTATTGGAAGTAAATACCCGTGCAGGGGAATTGGTTTCCAGTAATGGCATTGTCGAAATTGGTAAAACCAACCAGATGCTGGCAGTTCTAGAAGTGTTTGAAGGCGATATTGTCAAAGTCGAAAAGGGGAAAAAAGTAAAACTCTTTGGTGATAGTCTGCCCAAGGCTTTGACAGGTGAAGTGATTGAAATTGGCGAGAGGGTGCAACGTCAGAATGTCGTGAATTCCGATACATCTGCAAATATTGATGCGCGAATTGTGGAAGTCAGAGTAAAACTTGATCCTGATTCAGCTAGTCAAGTGAGATCATTAACCAATCTCCAAGTAACAGGAGAGATTCAACTATGA
- a CDS encoding TetR/AcrR family transcriptional regulator: MASSNPSQPNRPEKTAAILDGAMQIFLEQGYAGTTMDKVASAAGVSKPTVYNHFQDKEALFNALMEKLVIEKEWAKCPLDLQNFSSEPTNIVLKRIANEVLDNCNSSSEQITFVRLVIGESGRFPELSRSFVANMDKSILGALTEYFASLNVPTPDVAARMFMGTIVYFLMTNEMMGGKDIVPIERDYLVDNLINMIIRQGA, from the coding sequence ATGGCATCTTCCAATCCTTCACAGCCAAATCGCCCCGAAAAAACAGCAGCTATCTTAGATGGGGCTATGCAGATTTTTTTAGAGCAGGGATATGCTGGCACGACGATGGATAAGGTTGCATCGGCGGCAGGGGTGTCGAAGCCAACGGTATACAATCACTTTCAAGATAAAGAAGCGTTATTTAATGCTCTAATGGAGAAACTAGTCATTGAGAAGGAATGGGCAAAATGTCCCTTGGATTTGCAAAATTTCTCTTCAGAACCAACAAATATTGTTTTGAAGCGCATAGCTAACGAGGTGTTAGATAACTGCAATAGCTCGTCTGAACAGATAACTTTTGTCCGACTTGTGATTGGTGAGTCTGGTCGTTTCCCCGAACTGAGTAGATCATTTGTTGCCAATATGGATAAGTCAATCCTTGGCGCTCTCACTGAGTATTTTGCTAGTCTAAATGTGCCTACTCCTGATGTAGCGGCTCGTATGTTTATGGGTACGATAGTTTATTTTCTAATGACCAATGAGATGATGGGTGGAAAAGATATTGTTCCAATCGAGCGCGATTATTTGGTAGATAATTTGATTAATATGATTATTCGGCAGGGCGCTTAG
- a CDS encoding cytochrome c biogenesis protein — MFEKIRFQANQIWRHQVVALLANLKVAIALLLCIALFSILGTVIEQGQTIDFYHENYPEHPALFGFLSYKVILAIGLEHVYGSWWFLSLLILFGTSLTACTFNRQLPILKASKRWFYYTKPQSFAKLPLATEIIGGDLNNLARSLQGKNYKVYQADDRLYARKGLVGRVGPIIVHASMLLVLIGSIWGALTGFTAQEMVPSGETFQVKNITEAGAWSANQVPKDWSVRVNRFWIDYTPKGSIDQFYSDLSVLDNDGKEVDRQTIHVNKPLKYKGVTFYQANWDIHAVRFTFNNSPILQLPVRKLESQNGGRQVWGTWIPTKPDLSAGVTLITPDLQGTFLIYDEKGNLLTTVRTNGSAEVNGVTFTLKEAIGSTGLQIKADPGIPIVYAGFGLLILGVILSYVSHSQVWALQVGDRLYVGGKTNRAQVSFESELIDVTNIVDQSMLALSKSNSTPIANS; from the coding sequence GTGTTTGAAAAAATCCGATTCCAAGCAAACCAAATTTGGCGGCATCAAGTAGTCGCGCTCCTTGCCAATCTCAAAGTCGCGATCGCCCTTTTATTATGCATAGCCCTATTTAGCATCCTCGGCACGGTGATCGAGCAGGGACAAACTATTGACTTTTATCATGAAAACTATCCCGAACATCCTGCCCTATTTGGATTTTTATCGTATAAGGTGATTTTGGCGATCGGATTAGAACATGTCTATGGAAGCTGGTGGTTTCTCTCGCTGTTAATCTTATTTGGCACAAGCCTTACTGCTTGCACCTTCAATCGGCAATTGCCAATTCTCAAAGCCTCCAAGCGCTGGTTTTACTATACCAAGCCCCAAAGCTTTGCCAAACTCCCTCTTGCCACGGAAATTATTGGCGGCGATCTCAATAATTTAGCGCGATCGCTACAAGGCAAAAACTACAAGGTTTATCAAGCTGATGATCGCCTTTATGCACGTAAAGGGCTAGTTGGTAGAGTTGGACCAATTATTGTCCATGCCAGCATGTTACTAGTTTTAATAGGTTCAATTTGGGGGGCACTAACGGGTTTCACCGCGCAAGAAATGGTTCCAAGTGGTGAGACATTTCAAGTTAAGAATATTACCGAAGCAGGTGCTTGGTCAGCCAATCAAGTTCCTAAAGATTGGTCGGTACGAGTCAATCGCTTTTGGATTGATTACACACCGAAGGGAAGTATTGATCAGTTCTATTCCGATTTGTCAGTTCTTGATAATGACGGCAAAGAAGTCGATCGCCAAACTATCCATGTAAATAAACCGCTCAAATACAAGGGTGTTACCTTCTATCAAGCAAACTGGGATATTCATGCGGTCAGATTTACGTTTAACAATAGCCCAATCCTGCAATTACCAGTTAGGAAGTTAGAATCTCAGAATGGTGGTCGTCAAGTATGGGGAACATGGATTCCTACTAAGCCTGATCTCAGTGCGGGTGTTACTCTTATTACGCCTGATTTGCAAGGTACTTTCCTGATTTATGACGAGAAGGGCAATCTTCTTACTACAGTTCGTACCAATGGCAGCGCTGAAGTTAATGGGGTTACTTTTACCTTAAAAGAAGCGATCGGTAGTACAGGTTTACAAATTAAAGCTGATCCAGGGATTCCCATTGTTTATGCAGGATTTGGATTATTGATATTAGGGGTGATCTTAAGTTACGTCAGCCACTCACAGGTATGGGCTTTACAAGTTGGCGATCGCCTCTATGTTGGTGGCAAAACAAATCGCGCTCAAGTCAGTTTTGAGTCGGAACTAATTGATGTTACGAACATAGTTGATCAGAGTATGCTCGCCCTCTCAAAGTCCAACAGTACGCCGATCGCCAATTCATAA